Genomic DNA from Oncorhynchus clarkii lewisi isolate Uvic-CL-2024 chromosome 5, UVic_Ocla_1.0, whole genome shotgun sequence:
TTCACAATTCTGCGCCTCACCTTGATCCCCTCAAACACGCTGAGAGATACACCTAGTCCCATTCACTCTGACAACAGAGTGGACTGCAGAGGCCTCAGAGTCCTCTGGCTGATCCTTCTCTCGTCCATTATCCCCATGGGCATCCTCTTCGTCCCCATGGGGGTATGACACAACATCTTGTCCAGGTTTCGTTGGGTCACCTGACCTGCCTGCTGGAGGTGGGACACTGCCTGCTCCACGCTCGCCATCAGAGGGCTGTCCTCGCTCCGAAGACGCACTAGGTCCACCTGAGAAAGAGACCACGCACACATAGATGTATTGATGAATTGTATTTGTGACTGGATGACTCAGATAATTACACATAGGTTATGCATCAGACATTAAACATCCATTTGGAGTTTTTTACTTACCACTTCCTGTGTGAATTCAGGCTTCTTTATAAATGCAGGGCTGCTGGATCCCAATGCTAAGGTCAAGACAGAGAGTGATTCTTTCACAGCTCCTGCCATAGCCAGCATCAGCACCTGAAACACCAGAAATATCATCAAA
This window encodes:
- the LOC139408483 gene encoding pentatricopeptide repeat-containing protein 2, mitochondrial-like: MPICRGHGHSQRYHEENSNVAFGEFKFGPPFMRLCYELGLEEMAAATLTDKSDVENAQSMFGQIMSTDSRICQNLKVLMLAMAGAVKESLSVLTLALGSSSPAFIKKPEFTQEVVDLVRLRSEDSPLMASVEQAVSHLQQAGQVTQRNLDKMLCHTPMGTKRMPMGIMDERRISQRTLRPLQSTLLSE